Proteins from one Ranitomeya variabilis isolate aRanVar5 chromosome 1, aRanVar5.hap1, whole genome shotgun sequence genomic window:
- the LOC143792044 gene encoding uncharacterized protein LOC143792044 isoform X3 has product MTNLSDPGEEQTNISPTRPKKLQRGDKTKVQIFNDVNSNMAAQAWLKLANVEDYSAVMNMIKFVSDKQAMSEDPRAKKNLLNQALEQYMKLEYVPSAQRWLLNARPEEGKAMERLLRTLSTGPPTAFKGTSGSYPPDYRPQKKEYLIHPDWRAQK; this is encoded by the exons GTGAAGAACAAACAAACATTTCTCCCACTAGACCTAAAAAACTCCAACGTGGAGACAAGACCAAG GTACAGATATTTAATGACGTAAACTCCAATATGGCAGCCCAGGCTTGGCTCAAACTTGCTAATGTTGAAG ACTATTCTGCAGTTATGAATATGATAAAATTTGTAAGTGACAAACAAGCAATGAGTGAGGATCCAAGAGCAAAGAAGAATTTACTCAACCAG GCATTGGAACAATATATGAAACTGGAATATGTTCCCTCAGCCCAACGGTGGTTACTAAATGCTCGGCCTGAAG AAGGGAAAGCTATGGAGAGGTTGCTTAGGACTTTGTCTACGGGACCTCCAACAGCATTTAAAGGAACTTCTGGATCTTATCCACCTGATTACAGACCACAAAAGAAAGAATATCTAATACACCCggactggagggcacagaaataa